Proteins found in one Venturia canescens isolate UGA chromosome 6, ASM1945775v1, whole genome shotgun sequence genomic segment:
- the LOC122411967 gene encoding zinc finger protein 2 homolog, with product MTSTMDTTDSIMVTRNYQCVTCQRIFQNEDMLSDHLNVCREEDDSTDILELKTFNDYDSDSSEEYDDSDAANQNVEDTEEASGGKIQPVAENECHCCGEDLKSAHSGGQFKCSNCELSFKKRSSLERHTIVIHWVIESCSCTECGSTFRDKKSLDKHRYTTHSNAKIYKCEPCDRYFTRRYHLNRHKLQSGCHGTLRNFYECQVCNKSFTRKDNLREHLRTHAGVPQRQQKSCDQCDKKFSTPQQLLIHSRVHTGERPVKCDLCPKTFLSALAVKKHRRVHTGEKPFQCKHCQRKFAARETLNRHQRTHTGEKPHVCQYCAKSFIQAAQLKAHLFHHTGENGFTCETCGKAFNRKARLNLHIKFAHEGAPGFQCDICSKSFTRKEDLTKHTLIHTGVKPHKCDKCEKAFATKSSLQAHLNTHRREPPQSCTECGRAFIRHDCLMRHIRAKHRHVLEDVMAEAEKRQLQTQLLDIASSAALKIQSGESSALSSSQLLKAIADLLKILIEEETLQIFGWPEAPIQDVLDAVIRRCGHQPITVEESDLVFEERLRENVKLLFTVVIDDDTVKSLLTTQTVDEVILHVLKISKT from the exons ATGACCAGCACAATGG ATACCACTGATAGTATAATGGTCACCAGAAATTATCAGTGCGTAACATGCCAGCGTATTTTCCAAAATGAGGAT ATGCTGAGTGATCATTTGAATGTATGCAGGGAAGAAGATGATAGTACAGAtattttggaattgaaaacttTCAATGATTATGATTCAGATAGTTCGGAAGAATATGATGATTCTGATGCAG CAAACCAAAATGTGGAAGATACTGAAGAAGCAAGTGGTGGGAAAATACAGCCGGTTGCAGAAAACGAGTGTCACTGTTGTGGCGAAGATTTGAAATCTGCACATTCAGGTGGTCAATTCAAGTGTTCGAATTGCGAGCTTTCTTTCAAAAAGCGTTCTTCTCTCGAGAGACATACAATCGTAATTCACTGGGTGATCGAATCATGCAGCTGCACAGAATGTGGTTCAACCTTCCGTGACAAAAAATCGTTAGATAAACATCGTTATACAACTCATTCCAATGCTAAGATTTACAA GTGTGAGCCTTGTGACCGGTATTTCACTCGTCGTTACCActtgaatcgacacaaattgcaGTCTGGATGCCACGGAACTCTCCGTAATTTTTATGAGTGTCAA GTTTGCAACAAATCATTCACACGGAAAGATAATCTGCGTGAACATTTGAGAACCCATGCTGGAGTTCCACAGCGCCAGCAAAAATCATGCGATCAATGTGACAAAAAGTTCAGCACCCCGCAACAGCTTTTGATCCACAGTAGAGTCCATACCGGTGAACGGCCCGTCAAGTGCGACTTGTGtccaaaaacttttttgtctGCACTAGCTGTTAAGAAACACCGGCGAGTTCACACTGGAGAAAAGCCATTCCAGTGTAAACAC TGTCAACGCAAATTCGCGGCTCGCGAGACTCTCAACCGTCATCAGAGAACACACACTGGCGAAAAGCCTCACGTCTGCCAGTATTGCGCTAAATCTTTTATTCAAGCTGCTCAGCTGAAAGCACATTTATTTCATCATACCGGCGAGAATGGTTTCACTTGCGAAACTTGTGGTAAAGCATTCAATCGCAAGGCCCGTCTTAATCTGCACATCAAATTCGCGCACGAAGGAGCGCCCGGATTCCAATGCGACATTTGCTCGAAATCTTTCACGCGCAAGGAAGACTTGACCAAACACACCCTTATTCACACAGGAGTCAAAC CGCACAAATGCGACAAGTGCGAAAAAGCCTTCGCGACTAAGTCCTCGCTCCAGGCTCATTTAAATACACACAGACGCGAGCCACCCCAATCCTGCACCGAATGCGGACGCGCCTTTATACGTCATGACTGTCTCATGCGACACATCAGAGCCAAACATCGTCACGTCCTCGAGGATGTTATGGCCGAAGCTGAAAAACGACAACTCCAGACGCAACTCCTCGACATCGCTTCGTCTGCCGCTCTCAAAATACAAAGTGGCGAATCCAGTGCCCTCTCCTCGTCGCAACTACTCAAAGCTATTGCTGATCTTCTCAAGATTCTCATCGAAGAAGAAACTTTACag ATATTTGGGTGGCCCGAAGCACCGATCCAAGACGTTTTGGACGCTGTTATCAGACGTTGCGGTCATCAACCAATCACGGTCGAAGAGAGCGATTTGGTCTTTGAAGAACGTTTACGCGAGAATGTTAAACTTTTATTCACGGTCGTCATCGATGACGACACCGTCAAATCGTTACTGACCACTCAAACTGTCGACGAGGTTATTTTAcatgtactgaaaatatcgaaaacatgA